In Rothia mucilaginosa, one genomic interval encodes:
- a CDS encoding DUF2079 domain-containing protein, producing MAAEAHEASSNTDAPEQKNSTAASGAGRTQRFRKQPRQSLTERVKSIRPLELLPGLLLAAAVMALYTYYSLQQMKHWVTPSWDLAIFTQMAQAYSHFSVPIVPIKGPDFNLWGDHFHPILVLLGPVYALFPSPTTLLVVQNALVAFASFAIVRFTQRAFALAQKTEGADTAENLKSAKLQGVIPTITGLLLGAGFALSFGVQQAIAAQFHEVAFAVPLLAMSLGYLVLASRVSGTERARYLAYACWWALPIAFVKEDMGVTAAAIGLIIFIRTGWLSTAVDILMPRLSAGTPAPMRTRMQQLYSSWARTPAVAESTMVMVWGVFWSVVAIYVILPYFNSGGNFDYADKVNFSAALGDPFGSALQMLSNNTKLATLGLLLITGAVLWVISPLAAIALPTLAWRLLSTMESYWASTWHYSLVLMPVVFLALLDAVMRIRYGVVPAAIPVRSGARVADSASDEEPQTNTEPGRLTALARRMPVWALPAVALFLAASPIFVPGSQQPLASLGNAQFTASALTTTDQMKQEAVQKVPEGVTVASDLSILTQLIPGRTVYWIGHTGEPAPDYVVIDRKSNSWGGNPPTNAAQYAADRYGHSYAKYATVGTIDIVRRVD from the coding sequence ATGGCAGCGGAAGCACACGAAGCATCCTCGAATACTGACGCACCTGAACAGAAGAACAGCACCGCCGCCAGCGGTGCGGGCCGTACTCAGCGCTTCAGGAAACAGCCGCGTCAGTCCCTCACCGAGCGCGTCAAGAGCATCCGCCCCCTCGAACTGCTACCCGGTCTGCTGCTTGCCGCCGCCGTCATGGCGCTGTACACCTACTACTCGCTTCAACAGATGAAGCACTGGGTGACCCCCTCCTGGGACCTGGCGATTTTCACCCAGATGGCGCAGGCGTACTCGCACTTCTCCGTGCCCATCGTGCCCATTAAGGGGCCCGACTTTAACCTCTGGGGTGACCACTTCCACCCGATTCTGGTGCTCCTGGGGCCCGTCTACGCGCTGTTCCCCTCGCCGACCACCCTGCTGGTCGTGCAGAACGCCCTGGTTGCCTTCGCAAGCTTCGCCATTGTGCGCTTCACTCAGCGTGCCTTCGCGCTCGCCCAGAAAACTGAGGGCGCTGATACTGCGGAAAACCTCAAGTCCGCAAAACTTCAGGGCGTTATCCCGACCATCACCGGTCTGCTCCTCGGCGCCGGATTCGCCCTCAGCTTCGGCGTTCAGCAAGCTATCGCCGCCCAATTCCATGAAGTAGCCTTCGCCGTGCCGCTGCTCGCCATGAGCCTCGGCTACCTGGTGCTCGCCTCACGAGTGAGCGGCACCGAACGCGCACGCTACCTCGCCTACGCCTGCTGGTGGGCTCTACCCATTGCCTTCGTCAAAGAAGATATGGGCGTTACTGCCGCAGCCATCGGCCTGATTATCTTTATCCGCACCGGCTGGCTGAGCACCGCCGTAGACATTCTGATGCCGCGCCTCTCCGCCGGTACCCCCGCCCCCATGCGCACCCGCATGCAGCAGCTCTACTCCTCCTGGGCGCGCACCCCCGCCGTCGCCGAATCCACCATGGTCATGGTGTGGGGCGTCTTCTGGTCCGTCGTCGCGATCTACGTGATCCTGCCCTACTTCAACAGCGGCGGAAACTTCGACTACGCCGACAAGGTGAACTTCTCCGCAGCCCTGGGCGACCCCTTCGGCTCAGCACTGCAGATGCTCAGCAATAACACCAAGCTGGCAACCCTCGGCCTGCTGCTCATTACCGGAGCGGTCCTCTGGGTGATTTCTCCTCTTGCAGCAATTGCTCTGCCGACCCTTGCATGGCGTCTGCTCTCCACCATGGAATCCTACTGGGCGAGCACCTGGCACTACTCGCTTGTGCTCATGCCCGTCGTTTTCCTCGCACTGCTCGACGCTGTCATGCGGATACGCTACGGCGTGGTTCCCGCCGCGATTCCGGTGCGTTCAGGTGCGCGAGTAGCCGATAGCGCCTCCGACGAGGAGCCTCAGACCAACACCGAGCCCGGCCGCCTGACCGCACTGGCACGTCGCATGCCTGTATGGGCTCTACCCGCTGTGGCGCTCTTCCTTGCCGCATCCCCGATTTTCGTACCCGGTTCCCAGCAGCCCCTCGCATCCCTGGGTAATGCGCAGTTCACCGCCTCCGCGCTGACTACGACTGACCAGATGAAGCAGGAGGCCGTCCAGAAGGTACCCGAAGGGGTGACGGTCGCATCTGACCTGTCGATTCTGACCCAGCTGATTCCCGGTCGTACCGTCTACTGGATTGGCCACACCGGTGAACCCGCACCCGACTACGTGGTCATTGACCGTAAGAGTAACTCCTGGGGCGGCAACCCGCCGACCAACGCCGCACAGTACGCGGCTGACCGCTACGGCCACTCCTACGCGAAGTACGCGACCGTCGGCACGATTGATATTGTGCGACGGGTCGACTAG
- a CDS encoding DEAD/DEAH box helicase: MTENTATPAELNAEAETVVTAENITENTAENIVENPAVEAEETATEAPAAEETAEKAEEEGVRFTDLGLDARVLAALEEVGYEKPSPIQEQTIPLLLEGHDVVGLAQTGTGKTAAFALPALSRMAELADINGVSRDTQVLVLAPTRELALQVAEAFSSYATHMEDFTVLPIYGGSPYGPQLAGLRRGAQVVVGTPGRVIDHLEKGSLDLSNLQYLVLDEADEMLRMGFAEDVEKILEGTPDNKQVALFSATMPNSIRKIAQQYLNDPVEVRVKAKTTTSANISQRYMQVMHSHKLDAMTRVLEVENYDGIIVFVRTKKETEEVADKLKARGFAAAAINGDIPQQLRERTVDALRDGRIDILVATDVAARGLDVERISLVVNYDIPHDTESYVHRIGRTGRAGREGAAILFVTPREKYMLRQIEKATRQKVEPMHMPTAEAVNETRKQRFAQQITETIESEDLSFFRQIIEDYENEHDTTAEDIAAALAVIAQQGRPFFLDESEDIANKSRPFSDDDSDRGGRKAKRAHNDEGMVNYKLNVGRSSRVTAGAIVGALANEGGIKGSQIGSIDIRQHFTIVGLPEDLPRDFFDRLRDTKIAGEFINIRKDNGPKGGGGGRSFGGGRREGGFRDFDRREGGRREGGYRGNRDGGRDFGGDRDFKRRDFGGKRNDRDFGGRDFGGRDNRREGGYRGNRDGGRNFGGRDFGGRDNRREGGYRGNRDGGRDFGGRGKRY; this comes from the coding sequence TTGACTGAGAATACTGCTACCCCGGCCGAACTGAACGCCGAGGCAGAGACCGTTGTGACCGCTGAGAACATTACCGAGAACACCGCAGAGAATATCGTTGAGAACCCTGCTGTAGAAGCAGAAGAAACCGCTACAGAAGCGCCTGCCGCAGAAGAAACCGCCGAAAAGGCTGAAGAAGAAGGCGTACGCTTCACCGACCTGGGCCTGGACGCCCGCGTCCTGGCGGCTCTGGAAGAGGTAGGCTACGAGAAGCCGTCCCCCATTCAGGAACAGACCATCCCCCTGCTGCTTGAGGGCCACGACGTGGTTGGTCTGGCACAGACCGGTACCGGTAAGACCGCAGCATTCGCGCTGCCGGCACTGTCCCGCATGGCTGAACTCGCCGACATCAACGGCGTCTCCCGCGACACCCAGGTTCTGGTCCTGGCACCCACCCGCGAGCTGGCTCTGCAGGTTGCAGAAGCCTTCTCCTCCTACGCAACCCACATGGAGGACTTCACCGTCCTGCCCATCTACGGTGGCTCCCCCTACGGCCCGCAGCTGGCCGGTCTGCGCCGCGGTGCGCAGGTCGTCGTCGGTACCCCCGGCCGCGTGATTGACCACCTGGAAAAGGGCTCTCTGGACCTGTCCAACCTGCAGTATCTGGTACTCGATGAGGCAGACGAAATGCTGCGCATGGGCTTTGCCGAAGACGTGGAAAAGATCCTCGAAGGTACCCCCGACAACAAGCAGGTTGCGCTCTTCTCCGCAACCATGCCCAACTCGATCCGCAAGATCGCTCAGCAGTACCTGAACGACCCCGTTGAGGTCCGTGTCAAGGCTAAGACCACCACCAGCGCAAACATCAGCCAGCGCTACATGCAGGTCATGCACTCCCACAAGCTGGACGCAATGACCCGCGTGCTCGAGGTTGAAAACTACGACGGCATCATCGTCTTCGTGCGCACCAAGAAGGAAACCGAGGAAGTTGCCGACAAGCTGAAGGCACGCGGTTTCGCGGCAGCAGCGATTAACGGTGACATCCCCCAGCAGCTGCGTGAGCGCACCGTTGACGCCCTGCGTGACGGCCGCATCGACATCCTCGTGGCAACCGACGTGGCGGCACGCGGCCTGGACGTTGAGCGCATCTCCCTGGTCGTCAACTACGACATCCCCCACGACACCGAGTCCTACGTGCACCGCATCGGTCGTACCGGCCGTGCAGGTCGCGAAGGTGCCGCAATCCTCTTCGTCACCCCGCGTGAGAAGTACATGCTGCGTCAGATTGAGAAGGCAACCCGCCAGAAGGTCGAGCCGATGCACATGCCCACCGCAGAGGCAGTGAACGAGACCCGTAAGCAGCGCTTCGCACAGCAGATTACCGAGACTATCGAGTCTGAGGACCTGAGCTTCTTCCGCCAGATTATCGAGGACTACGAGAACGAGCACGACACCACCGCTGAGGATATTGCAGCTGCACTGGCTGTTATTGCTCAGCAGGGTCGCCCCTTCTTCCTCGATGAGAGCGAAGATATCGCCAACAAGTCCCGCCCCTTCTCTGACGATGATTCGGATCGCGGCGGCCGCAAGGCAAAGCGCGCGCACAACGACGAGGGTATGGTCAACTACAAGTTGAACGTTGGCCGTTCCTCCCGCGTGACCGCAGGCGCTATTGTGGGTGCACTGGCTAACGAGGGTGGCATTAAGGGCTCCCAGATTGGCTCCATCGACATTCGCCAGCACTTCACCATTGTTGGCCTGCCCGAGGACCTGCCCCGCGACTTCTTCGATCGCCTGCGCGACACCAAGATTGCTGGCGAGTTCATCAACATCCGCAAGGACAATGGTCCCAAGGGTGGCGGCGGTGGCCGCAGCTTCGGCGGTGGCCGTCGTGAGGGCGGTTTCCGCGACTTCGATCGCCGTGAGGGTGGTCGTCGTGAGGGTGGCTACCGCGGTAACCGTGACGGTGGCCGTGACTTCGGCGGTGACCGCGACTTCAAGCGTCGTGACTTCGGTGGCAAGCGCAATGACCGTGACTTTGGCGGCCGCGACTTCGGCGGCCGTGATAACCGCCGCGAGGGTGGCTACCGTGGCAACCGTGACGGTGGCCGTAACTTTGGCGGTCGCGACTTCGGCGGCCGTGATAACCGTCGTGAGGGCGGCTACCGCGGTAACCGTGATGGTGGTCGTGACTTCGGCGGCCGCGGCAAGCGCTACTAA